One segment of Solanum stenotomum isolate F172 chromosome 1, ASM1918654v1, whole genome shotgun sequence DNA contains the following:
- the LOC125863071 gene encoding E3 ubiquitin-protein ligase At1g12760-like yields MSTARAGNDDSSNGVDTTPLLTDQVFRSRRLARRAPTLRGAARFLRRASNHRLMREPSRRVREAAAEHIEERQSDWAYSKPIVILDLIWNLAFVIVSVSVLILSLDELPSMPLRLWIVGYALQCLLHMVCVCVEYRRRIQLSDSSPILNSEQRNAAGGWNSSSSGSDSGETGDYQSEGRQNEDETSVAKHLESANTMFSFIWWIIGFYWISAGGESLIRDAPQLYWLCLTFLAFDVFFVVICVAVACLIGIAVCCCLPCIIAILYAVADQEGATKEDVERLTKYKFRRLGEFEKQNGEIQESFGGVMTECDTDTPIEHVLPLEDAECCICLCPYEDGIELRELPCRHHFHSVCIDKWLYMNATCPLCKFNILKNGNQSSSEEA; encoded by the exons ATGTCGACGGCGAGAGCCGGTAACGACGATAGTTCTAACGGTGTAGATACGACTCCGTTGCTTACCGATCAGGTTTTTAGGAGCCGACGGTTGGCGCGCCGGGCCCCGACCCTAAGAGGAGCGGCTCGATTTCTCCGGCGAGCAAGTAACCACCGACTGATGCGGGAGCCGTCGAGGCGCGTGAGGGAAGCTGCAGCTGAGCACATAGAGGAACGACAAAGCGATTGGGCATATTCTAAACCTATAGTGATATTGGATCTTATCTGGAACTTAGCTTTTGTGATTGTCTCAGTTTCTGTGTTGATTTTGAGCCTTGATGAGTTACCTTCTATGCCTTTGAGGCTTTGGATTGTTGGATATGCTTTACAGTGTTTGCTTCACATGGTTTGTGTTTGCGTTGAATATAGACGCCGAATTCAGCTTAGCGATTCCTCTCCAATTTTGAATTCTGAGCAGAGAAACGCTGCTGGAGGTTGGAACAGTTCGAGTTCCGGAAGTGACAGCGGGGAAACTGGTGATTATCAGTCCGAGGGGCGTCAGAATGAAGATGAAACTAG TGTTGCTAAGCATCTGGAATCTGCAAATACCatgttttctttcatttggTGGATAATTGGTTTCTATTGGATATCTGCTGGTGGCGAAAGTTTGATCCGTGATGCACCTCAACTCTACTG GCTGTGTCTCACATTTCTAGCATTTGATGTATTCTTTGTTGTTATATGTGTTGCCGTGGCATGTCTCATCGGAATTGCTGTTTGTTGCTGTCTACCATGTATCATAGCTATTTTATATGCAGTGGCAGACCAG GAAGGAGCAACCAAGGAAGACGTTGAGAGATTGACTAAATACAAGTTTCGAAGACTTGGtgaatttgaaaaacaaaatggCGAGATTCAAGAATCATTTGGAGGAGTAATGACTGAATGTGACACTGATACACCCATTGAGCATGTTCTTCCACTGGAAGATGCT GAATGTTGCATCTGCCTTTGTCCCTATGAAGATGGAATTGAGCTGCGTGAGCTCCCTTGTCGTCACCATTTTCACTCTGTCTGCATAGACAAGTGGTTGTACATGAACGCGACTTGTCCTCTTTGCAAGTTCAATATACTTAAAAATGGCAACCAGAGCAGCAGTGAAGAAGCATAA
- the LOC125863223 gene encoding BON1-associated protein 2-like, whose protein sequence is MTMNPLSLSSRLLEVTVISGENLLDNRKQPVKKNAFVNIKSESYSCNLQTTKMDKEGGGFPKWNEKLIVDLPMHARHLTVEVQCKNSSGIKTVGIAKVPTSDFIGGILPENYLHFLSYRLRNEKGEKNGIINFSVRVKNAAPPSQSAAGCAAAYTQQWTAAPIDMGSSYNGSCGVVTGVPVYPRSFLGNSMAKRF, encoded by the coding sequence ATGACAATGAATCCTTTATCATTATCATCGCGTTTGTTAGAAGTAACGGTGATATCCGGCGAGAATCTTCTAGATAACCGAAAGCAACCGGTAAAGAAGAACGCTTTCGTAAATATCAAATCAGAATCTTATTCATGCAACCTCCAAACAACTAAAATGGATAAAGAAGGGGGAGGTTTTCCTAAGTGGAACGAGAAATTGATCGTTGATTTACCCATGCATGCGCGTCATCTAACGGTGGAGGTTCAATGTAAAAATTCCTCCGGGATCAAAACCGTTGGGATCGCAAAAGTTCCAACGTCCGATTTTATTGGAGGAATTTTGCCCGAAAATTATTTGCATTTTTTGAGTTATAGGCTTAGGAATGAAAAAGGGGAGAAAAATgggataattaatttttctgtTAGGGTTAAGAATGCGGCTCCCCCGTCTCAAAGTGCGGCCGGTTGTGCTGCGGCTTATACGCAGCAGTGGACGGCCGCACCGATAGATATGGGAAGTAGTTATAACGGTTCTTGTGGGGTTGTTACGGGTGTGCCCGTTTATCCGCGGAGTTTTTTAGGTAATTCAATGGCGaagagattttga
- the LOC125863087 gene encoding cell division protein FtsY homolog, chloroplastic produces the protein MASTLSSRLPHLPSKPVFPPSNSGSTLLHFTSKIRFDQSRFRCSAGQTGFFTKLGRLLKEKAKSDVEKLFSGFSKTRDNLAVIDELLLYWNLSDTDRVLDELEEVLLVADFGPKITVKIVESLREDIYAGKIKSGSEIKSVLKKSILDLLTSKAPKTELSLGFRKPAVIMIVGVNGGGKTTSLGKLANRLKREGAKILLAAGDTFRAAASDQLEIWAERTGCEIVVAEKEKAKASSVISQAVKRGKEEGFDIVLCDTSGRLHTNYSLMEELVACKKVVSKIVNGAPNEILLVLDGTTGLNMLPQAREFNEVVGITGLILTKLDGSARGGCVVSVVDELGIPVKFVGVGEGVDDLQPFNAEEFVNAIFP, from the exons ATGGCTTCAACGTTATCTTCTCGTCTCCCACATCTTCCTTCCAAACCGGTATTCCCACCTTCTAACTCCGGTTCAACTCTCCTCCACTTCACATCCAAAATCCGGTTTGATCAGTCCCGGTTTAGATGCTCGGCGGGTCAAACGGGGTTCTTCACAAAGCTTGGTCGTTTGCTGAAAGAGAAAGCCAAAAGTGATGTGGAGAAACTGTTCTCAGGATTTTCAAAAACTCGAGACAATTTAGCTGTTATTGATGAACTCCTCCTTTACTGGAACCTTTCTGATACTGATCGTGTtcttgatgaacttgaagaG GTTCTATTGGTCGCTGATTTTGGGCCAAAGATTACCGTAAAGATTGTGGAGAGCTTGCGGGAGGATATATATGCAGGGAAAATCAAATCAGGAAGTGAGATAAAA AGTGTTCTAAAGAAGAGTATCTTGGATCTATTGACTAGTAAAGCACCTAAAACAGAACTCAGTCTGGGCTTCAG GAAACCAGCAGTAATCATGATTGTGGGTGTCAATGGAGGTGGGAAGACAACGTCTCTAG GAAAGTTGGCAAATAGGTTGAAGAGAGAAGGGGCAAAG ATACTATTAGCAGCTGGTGATACATTTAGAGCAGCTGCTAGCGATCAGTTAGAAATTTGGGCTGAAAGGACTGGTTGTGAGATTGTTGTTGCTGAAAAAGAGAAAGCTAAGGCATCGTCAG TTATTTCACAGGCTGTTAAAAGAGGAAAGGAAGAGGGTTTCGATATTGTTTTATGCGACACATCTGGCC GTTTGCACACCAACTATAGCTTGATGGAGGAATTGGTGGCATGCAAAAAAGTTGTCAGTAAAATTGTTAATGGTGCACCTAAT GAAATCTTGCTTGTACTGGACGGAACTACTGGTTTAAATATGCTTCCTCAAGCAAGAGAGTTTAACGAG GTTGTTGGAATCACTGGCTTAATATTGACTAAACTTGATGGTTCTGCTCGAGGTGGCTGTGTG GTTAGTGTGGTTGATGAGCTTGGTATTCCTGTAAAGTTTGTAGGTGTTGGGGAAGGTGTAGATGACCTCCAACCGTTCAATGCTGAGGAATTCGTTAATGCTATCTTTCCATGA
- the LOC125863203 gene encoding uncharacterized protein LOC125863203, with product MGEENSKRKSSYTKDTIISEELSKEDVALVDILFMHVLQDGYNIPPQYHDVKDFFSQFIRNCLKLHSIHPGKISCILSVKPAILNAYRTLHGGAIGAVAERVSIACARTVVGKDKELFLGELRMSYLSAAPCNNVYRTMHGGAIGAVAERVSIACARTVVGKDKELFLVELRMSYLSAAPCNAEVVVDGSIIKSGRNITVVAIDFRLKDSRKLVYTSNATFYHMPVASL from the exons ATGGGAGAAGAGAATTCAAAGAGGAAGAGTTCATACACCAAAGACACAATCATCTCGGAAGAATTATCTAAGGAGGACGTTGCTCTTGTTGATATCCTCTTCATGCACGTGCTACAGGACGGTTACAACATTCCACCTCAATATCATGATGTTAAGGACTTCTTCTCTCAATTCATTCGCAACTGCCTCAAGCTCCACAGTATCCACCCTGGAAAAATCTCCTGCATTCTATCTGTCAAACCTGCAATCTTG AATGCTTATCGTACCTTGCATGGAGGAGCAATTGGAGCTGTCGCCGAGAGGGTGTCAATTGCCTGTGCCAGAACTGTTGTAGGAAAGGATAAGGAACTCTTTCTTGGAGAATTGAGAATGTCATATCTTTCTGCTGCTCCATGCAAT AATGTTTATCGTACCATGCATGGAGGAGCAATTGGAGCTGTCGCCGAGAGGGTGTCAATTGCCTGTGCCAGAACTGTTGTAGGAAAGGACAAGGAACTCTTTCTTGTAGAATTGAGAATGTCATATCTTTCTGCTGCTCCATGCAAT GCAGAGGTGGTCGTAGATGGGTCGATCATTAAGAGTGGAAGGAACATAACTGTAGTTGCAATTGATTTTCGGCTCAAGGACTCGAGGAAATTGGTCTACACCTCTAATGCCACATTCTATCACATGCCTGTAGCAAGTTTATGA
- the LOC125863229 gene encoding uncharacterized protein LOC125863229 — MGEESSKSKSSYTKDTIISEDLSEEAAFLVDRLLSRVQLHGDNFPAQYESFSELTRGCLKVHSIHPGKVSCILSVKSAISNIYGSMHGGAVGAVAERVSIACASTVVGNDKKLFLGELRMSYLSAATSNAEVLVDGSIIKSGRSITVVTIDFRLKDSKKLVYTSNATFYHMPVASL, encoded by the exons ATGGGGGAAGAGAGTTCAAAATCCAAGAGTTCATACACCAAAGACACAATCATCTCCGAAGATTTATCTGAGGAAGCCGCTTTCTTGGTGGATCGTCTCCTCAGCCGCGTGCAACTCCACGGGGACAACTTTCCGGCCCAATATGAATCTTTCTCTGAACTCACTCGCGGCTGCCTCAAGGTCCACAGCATCCATCCTGGCAAAGTCTCCTGCATTCTATCTGTCAAATCTGCAATCTCG AATATTTATGGTAGCATGCATGGAGGAGCAGTTGGAGCTGTCGCAGAGAGGGTGTCAATTGCCTGTGCTAGTACTGTTGTAGGAAACGATAAGAAACTCTTTCTTGGAGAATTGAGAATGTCATATCTTTCTGCTGCTACAAGCAAT GCAGAGGTGCTTGTAGATGGGTCTATCATTAAGAGTGGAAGGAGCATAACTGTAGTTACAATTGATTTTCGGCTCAAGGACTCGAAGAAATTGGTCTACACCTCAAATGCAACATTCTATCACATGCCTGTAGCAAGTTTATGA
- the LOC125863239 gene encoding uncharacterized protein LOC125863239: MGENRSAPTLMENKNTVISEKLSAESISKVNGFLKSMGLFNLNFPPQYDTKDSFSELSRSFLKVQHVHRGKISCIVSVKPPIMNVYGSLHGGAVGDVAVRVATACARTIVGKDKELFLGELSISYLSSAPQNAEVIVNASIVRSGRNLTVVALDFRLKDSEKLCYISRATLYHVPVASL; the protein is encoded by the exons ATGGGTGAAAATCGCTCAGCCCCAACTCTTATGGAGAACAAAAACACTGTCATCTCCGAAAAATTGTCTGCAGAATCTATTTCTAAGGTCAATGGATTCCTCAAAAGCATGGGGCTCTTCAACCTTAACTTTCCTCCTCAGTATGACACTAAGGATTCTTTCTCTGAACTCAGCCGCAGCTTCCTCAAGGTCCAACATGTCCACCGTGGCAAGATTTCCTGTATTGTCTCTGTCAAACCTCCTATCATG AATGTATATGGTTCACTGCACGGAGGAGCAGTTGGAGATGTAGCAGTAAGGGTAGCAACTGCCTGTGCTCGAACTATCGTGGGAAAGGATAAAGAGCTCTTTCTTGGAGAATTAAGCATATCTTATCTCTCTAGTGCTCCTCAAAAT GCCGAAGTAATAGTTAATGCATCCATTGTTCGAAGTGGAAGAAACCTGACTGTAGTTGCCCTGGATTTTAGACTAAAGGATTCTGAGAAACTGTGTTACATTTCTCGTGCAACATTGTATCACGTACCTGTAGCAAGTTTATGA